A section of the Papio anubis isolate 15944 chromosome 16, Panubis1.0, whole genome shotgun sequence genome encodes:
- the SPINT3 gene encoding kunitz-type protease inhibitor 3 isoform X1, whose product MTSQLCPGLSQPLAYEANKGKVMGLVSFNHFLSSDTITDLLPNVCSFPMEKGPCQAYMIRWFFNSETGECELFAYGGCRGNSNNFSRKEECEKMCKFT is encoded by the coding sequence ATGACCTCACAATTGTGCCCAGGGCTGTCACAGCCCCTGGCATATGAGGCAAACAAGGGGAAGGTGATGGGTTTGGTCTCCTTCAATCACTTTCTCTCTTCAGACACTATCACGGATCTCCTCCCAAATGTATGCTCTTTTCCTATGGAAAAGGGCCCTTGTCAAGCCTACATGATTCGATGGTTTTTCAACTCTGAAACTGGTGAATGTGAATTATTTGCTTACGGAGGCTGCAGAGGCAACAGCAACAACTTTTCGAGGAAAGaagaatgtgagaaaatgtgCAAGTTCACCTGA